In the Silene latifolia isolate original U9 population chromosome 1, ASM4854445v1, whole genome shotgun sequence genome, AGAGGGGATATTGTTAGTGGAACAACCGCTTATAATTGGCCCTTGTTAATAACTGAACTCTTAGGCAAAACACCGGGTGTTGGAAACCTTAAAGGGGCTTCTTTGAGGATTGGTTGGTTGTTAGAACAATTTAGTGATCTTCCGGAAGATGCAAATGAAGATGTTCTACATCAATATGTGAGGGAATATTTGCTTATCTTAATGGCAACTATCATGTTTCCGGATAAGAGTGGTAATGACATTCAAGTTGTTTATTTGCCTTTGTTGAGGGATTTGACCAACTTAGATAATTACTCTTGGAGAAGTGCCGTACTTGCTACTTTATATCGCAATTTATGTAGAGCAAGCAACGTCAAGTCCAAAGACATTGGCGGTCCCCTTATTCTATTGCAATTGTGGGCATGGTAGAGGGTTAGTATTGGTCGACCTACACTCATGGGACCCGTTAATGCTACTCATCATGGACCGAACCCATTAGGTTCTCAACATCAAATAAGGATTGACTCATTGGGTCGTAGGTGGGTAAGTGTGAATCGTAAGAGGCCGGAAGGGGTGACTACACTAATTGGGTATAGGGATGCTTTCGATTCAATGTGACATGATCAGTTTACATGACAACTTTACACCCGACATATTTTGTCTTTTTTGCCCGAGTTTTGTTATGACGACTCCGACGATTGGGCAGTGATGGCACCTATGATTTGTTTCGACGTTGTTGAGTGGCATTTTCCTAATAGGGTAGCTCGTCAATTTGGGTGGAAACAATATATCCCTTTAAATTCTAATACCGAACCTAACTTGCACAAAGTTGACAAAAGGGGTGCCTCTTCACGGAATTGGATAGAAAAACATCAACCCTACATATCAAATTGGGTTAGGAGGGGTGATTTTCGGTTCCGTGGTGTagaggatgataatgaaatgagTTACTACGACTCTTACATGGTTTGGTACCGGGATCGCACTATTATTCGCTTAAAACCCTTTCCCCCAACAAGCTACTTATCAAGCACCATTTGGAGCCATACAATATCTTGTAAGTACACTTAATATACTTGTCTTTTAATTCTTAACCAATATATCATAAAATGTGATTTGCTTATACTACTTATTTTGTTTTAGGCGCATGGTTTCGTCAATGTCCATGATACATGTGATAAGGAGCTTCGACAAATGCCTCTTGAGGTGCCTACTCATTTCCGCTCAATGGTTTCACACCTCCAGGATTACTCCTCTCAATCTCTTGAACATGTAGGCTATTCCCATCTTCTTCAACCAACCGTAGAACCAAGGGAAGAAAGTTCACCAATGGTTCAAGAGTCCCTAGACTCAATGAATGTGGATGACGATGCACCTTTGGTTCAATACACTAGGAGAGCTAGACGCTCTATGTCTTCCATGCCTGCCATGTCTTCAATGTCACCCGTCAATGAACAAGGTACCCCGGAGCCTAGGAAAGGGTTTTGGATTCGCCTTCGAGGAAAGAGCAAGAAGAAGACTTGATGTAATAGTTAGAGGATTAATGTATTTGACAATTTAGATGGTTAATTTGTTTGACATTTTAGTTGTAAAACTTTGAAATTTAACCCTTTGTGTGAAGCTTATTGGTGTGTAAACtcggtttttatttttaataaacaATGGTTTGTGTCCAATTTGCATTGTTGAGTTTGGTTTTCTTTTTTGGCAAGGGAACGAAATGAGGACGAAGGGAAATTGTCCAgctttgaaaaaaaaatgaatctGCAAGAACACGCCACATACAATGGCGGGTTTCAAGGGGAAGACACGCctttacgtatggcgtgtttagtATTTGGATTTTTATCAGGCACTGGAAAGGTTGTGGAAATTGGGCTACTTAAACACGCCATTAGCTATGGCGTGTTATCTTCACAAGACACGCCATTAGATATGGCGTGTTTCCTTTGTTTCACTTGTTCAGCTATTGACTTTGGGATTAAATTTAGGCTGATTAAACACTCCATTGGATATGGCGTGTTTTCTGAAAtaaacacgccaatacgtatgACGTGTTTAAACCCCATACAGGCTCGTCaaaaccgagcctacgtggacaccatttcgataaatattttcaaaaccgacccaaaacgacaattcttttattttgagcattatttcaaaaacgGACTCTATTTTGAGTAATAATCCAAGTGTGACAGACCTAATGGAAAATTCTTAGGTCCTCTAGGAGGACAATTAATGTGTCCTCCTCGGCCAATAAAAAGTCTTTATGGTTATATTTACCTTATATTTACCTTTAATACGGAAAATttacgtggtaccctcgaactttgccatttttcacgtggtacccaaccttttaagtttgtgcacatgatatccttgaaatttgattttcaaACACAACATGTCTTTTTTAtcctttttaaaattttcaattgagcataaattatagatcagaaatcggaattgactaattttttttccaaattgattaactcttcgagatctataaattgataaaacgaaatTGGTCATTCAAAAATTTATGGTCGAAGATATGTTTGATGTGAGATTTTCGTTTAAAAAAATCTATAAAATGTCAGtcggcaatttttttttctcaaatagtAGATTATGACGATATAATCATTTAACGAAAAAAAATTGGCCGATTCTGAATTCCGATTtaggagttatgcgcaattgagtttttttagaGCGACAAAAAGGATACgttgtgcatgaaaatcaaacatggagggtataatgtacacaaacttaaaaagttgggtaccatgtgcaaaatgacaaagttcgagggtagCACGTGAATTTTCAGTTATATTTATTGATTTTAAATAGTCCTAAAGGTTTCTTATTGGCTAGGAAGGACACATTACTTTGATACTAAAGTTAGCTTCACACGGAGTACTAAATTACTCAAGGGGTTACCATAAGTGCTGTGTCAGGTTACTTTGACACTAAAATGGGatgtgctttttcacatacgaattttacttTTTTATATACATTTTTTACGATTTTATCCTTGACATTTTCTATTCACATATTTTACCCATTCTTAACCTCCCTCGCTCAAAACCACGCACATACCATTCAATTATGATTCGCATTCAAAAATGCAagaaactatatgcaaaactcaATTGTCGTACTATAGATCGTAATATGCGAACTTCAATTAATTTTGGTATTTCAAATTGAAAAAAAGTAGTGATTTGGAATCCTGCTATCTTAGCTAATCCAATTTTGTTAACCCTTGTTTTGAGTAATTTAACTTCCTATCAACTTGAAGAATTATCACAAATTTGATTAATTGCCACCTTCTTCTCCACCACCCACTACGCAAGACACCACGAAACACCAACATccttaatttgattaattaacACAATTAtcaataaaccctaatttcatcctttaacaaaaaaaaaattgattaatcaaataaaactcaacaaataataataataataataataattgataaaCAAGTAAACTCCTTCATTAATTTGAGAATTAGGATCCATTGTTCAATTTCTTAAATCAATTAAGAGTTAATTTTCATAGGTTTTAGGTGGTAAGGGTTATTTTGAGAAAAATATTATGAAAATAAAGAGCGTGATATGGTAATCTTGTCACATAATACTATCGTCTACTATAGTCTACTTACCAGATAGTGTCTTATTGAGATTCTTTTGAATAATGTATCGGTGTAATGTTTAGTTACTATTTACTATGTATTTTCTATTATGTCCAGGGAAATTTTCATCTATCGAGTACATTGAATACAACATAAAAATTTGGAAGAAGCAATTTTTCACTTAATTATTGAAAAAACACTCTTTATTAATCTTTTCTgtgttttttgtgattttttttgctGCTGACTATGATATTAAATGAATATCTTTGAATAATGTATCGGTGTAATGTTTATTTACCATGTACACTGGATGATGTCCAGAAATATTTTCATCTACCAAGTACATTGAATACAACATAAAAACTTGGAAGAAGCCAATTTTCATTAATTATTAAGAAAATGGTCTTTTGTTGTACCCTTTTTATatgttttttgtgatttttttaatAGTTAACTGTCATGAAATGACTATTTAATTTTGTGCTTAATTTGGTGTCAAGCCTACACATTTTGCCTTTAAGCATAATTTGTACTGATTTATACATTTGGTTGAACTAGAAGTTCCAAATATTACACCTATACAGTACGGTGGCTATATCCATCAAGTATGATAGCTATACTGCCATTTACATAGctaaaaaatttgttttttacGGAAAGACAAAACATGTTAACCTTGATTGTCATTTTGTTAGGGAAAAGTTGATTGATGGACTGATTAGCTTGTCTTACATTCAAACCAAACAACAACCACCTGACCAACATCATGTGCTACAAAATAAGTTGGGGCGGTATATTACACCCTTCAACTTGAGGGACGGTGTTAAAATATTGATGGAAAATTGTTACTCCGTATTTAGTTAGTTGTTCAAAGTTAGTTAAAATCTATTAAGTGTCATTACCAACTAACTAAGTCGGTTTATTTATTACTCCCCCATTTTCTTATTTCATTAAAATACTCTTCATATATATTCTAGAAATGGGAACATCAATATAAAACGAAGGGAGTATTATATAGGTAGAGTTGTTCATTGTTTGTTACATGATTATTCATAATACAAAGATTACATTTATTCTCTCCCTCTCTCAGTTACACAATCACACAAACATAAAACTCACAAAGCTTCTTCACAATCATGATCACATACAGAATTCTTCAAAGTACAATAAAATCAAGGGCAGAATGTAACAACATAATTAGTAGACCCGCTGCCACAAGTGAAAGTACTACTAGTATCATCATAAGCATAACTATAAGCTTGAGGACATTGGTTCTTAAAGAACTGTGAGTAATTGGTGGGTGGGCAAGTTTTGGGTGTGTTGTGCGAGCCGGTGCAACAGTATTGATCTTGGTGGAAGGCTAAACACGCGCTTTTACATCCTATTATTCCTCCGCGAGGATCTCTTATCGACAACTCTTGTGGGCATATCCTGTTCACATCCACTGGGCACGCTGTTGAGGGACAACCCGCTGGGAAGGACAAACATTCAATTGTTAGGACAAATGTTGGGATTCAAGGTCATTTAGGTCTGCTGTCGATTTGGCTTATTCAGATCTAGGTAATTTTGAGTATGTTATATGCCACGTTTTAAACCTGAGAAGGATAGTTCcatcttaaacaataatttgtgTTCTGCTACATACTATCTCCGTCTCGGTTAATAGTTACTCTCTCCTATTCACTAAGTTCTTCCACGTTTGTTTTGGGTAGAATTTAAAAATAGTATGGTGATGTGGGGACGTAAATGAAAGTAAGTGAGAGGATGTGGGGTTATAGGTTATTATAACTCAAATATTAGACAAATAAAGAAAGTGAGAGATCTTTGTAAATTTGTCGTTTTAGAAAATGTGGAAGATTTTAGAGAACATGACGGAGTATCATTTTTCATTATTAGGTATAGCAATCATAGTTATTATTTCTATTTATAGTATATTCTATGACCAAgtgatataataataattattattattattaaaatgtttTATTCCGCATCTTCTTTTGTGTCGATTTCAATTGATAATTTATAAGTGATACGGAAGGAGTTTAGTATATTTTCGGATGTAGGTCGGGTTAATTTGACTAGAATTATAATCACGGACTCGAGCAACAAATTCCACTCACCTCGTGGCGAGATTCTCACGGGCAGATTGAACCCATCTACAAGGCTGACATCGTAGTAATCCAAATTACCATGTCCATTTAGGGTGAATTCGGCCAAGCTGGCGGGTGGAATAGCACCGCCCCCATTGCAAGCTACTTGACCCGAACCACAATCCGCTGACCTACAAACAAACCTTCCACCATCCATGAAGCACTGACTTCGAGCCCAAATGCGACCTGACCATGATGGTTGGGCCGTAAGCGTGCGTGAGGCACCTTGGGCTAACTCAAACCCAGTTGATGGGAATGCAGGCCCACTTGATGTTAAAGTCCCTGGCCATATTGTGTATGGGCAGTTGTTCTTGATTATGAAATTAATTGAATTTGCCCCTGtaatacaaaatatttttgtcatttgagatgaaaaaaataaaattattcaTTACCTCAACCatgtaataatttttttttactaaactttaggagagacggtctttcaataagttattgagagaccaatttttcgtacccttttatttatATTTCGTGAACTTTTTATtattgatcgtgacatagtaatttcgtaaatatttacataataaatgtatctattttatctttaatcatgatttgtacatattttattacctttagtaccactttttcttaaaattgtaaaataatctcTTAATAAACttgttgagagaccgtctctcaaaAGACTTACTCGTTAGGAATGGGTATGTAGTTTGAGATTCTGTATAGTTCGAAGCTAAATAGCAATGAGATAGGGTTTTTGATATAAGCCGATCAAAGTCGGGTTTTAGATCGATATAAGCGGAACTCGGGTTTTAGGTGGGTGTTTTAACTTTTAACTCGAAGAAATACGATATTCACAATTAAAAAGTGTAAGACATTAAAAAAGCCTAACAAAACGAAAACCCGACTTAGTTTAGGAATTATTTCGAATATTTATAACGATCAATAAAAGATAAAACAAGGTGCCCAATTGTTTAATATTCCCACCCAGGGGACAATCTTTTAGAAATAAAATGTTTGGGATAACAATTTTTTCTCAGATTGTTTTATATATACTTATACCCACCAAAAAATTAAGGTCCATGTTTAAGAATTTTGAATTTTGGGTATCAATAATCAATAATCAATAATCATAATCATTTTTTTGGAAATTTGGGCTAGCGAGTGCTACCTTTGATACTGGTTACGCTCTTCCTATTCCCACCTATCACCTTTCGCCAATAATGAGGTTCAATTCTCGACATTTGAAAGGGGGTCTCGACTAGTACGTACTACTCCCTCCGATTCCACTAAAGGTAACATTTACCTAAAACGTACAATCTACACCAAATGTAACATatcttatttggcccacaacattaccaagttgtACTTATACCCATTTCATATTTATagaaaatgtcattacataccccacatACCATTCCACAATTAAACCCACGATTACATGACCCACCTATTTTTTTCCTCTTTGCCATTACTTTTTCCATCTTTTTTTTAAATACCCTATTTTTCCCTATATTACCTTTGAGGTAAATCAGAGGAAGTATGTAATAATGGAAAGAAGTAGTTTCTTACTTCTTAATTATTGAAAAACCACTCTTTTGTAatccttttatgtgtttttcgtGATTAAGTGTACGTTAATATGGTATACCAAAAAAATTACCTAAGAAATGAAAAAAGTCGAGCATAGGCAAAAGGAGCAAGTATTATTGTCTTGCAACTCTTGTTGTTATTCGGCCTCAAAGCCTTTTTACTACCTCGACAACTTTATAAAATTGTGATTGAAAAATAGAATTAATTGGAATATTTATTTCGCAGTACACAATTCTCTTACCGCATTACACTTTTAGCCATTTATTTTGGGGTTGACCTATATCTTAATTTCAATAATCGATTGATGAAAATGAAATTGAGTTCGGGTACATGTAGTTCTTGTCTCTTTTTGGTAAAAAGGTCGCAACTTATCACATAAGCCAAATGGGTCGGGTGAGTTGGTTCGCGGGTCGAGGGTTATATAGGTCAGGTCAGAATAAGGGTCGCGTCATACATATTACAtatcgggttagggtcagaatatgAGTCAAGACGTTAGTTTTAATGCCTTTTTCCTACCATTTTTTATATCGAAAAAAATACTTTCAAAATTTTAGAGCATATTTTAAAAGGAAAATGATATCTACATCCCTTAGGGCTCTATTTAAGGCTCCAAAAATGGAAATAAAAGCTTAAATCAAGCATTATTAACATTAATAAACGCATAAATTTGTCTTGAATTCCTACTTTAATTCAATTAACGAAATGCATTAAATTCTTATTTACAACCCTTATTCTTATTTACAAGCCtaagggttgtatttatcattacccatTTCAAAATTAATATTTCAATCATACTAAATggttacattaattatattgacacgGTTATAGAAATTAAGTTATTACTAAAGgttataaaagttatactctctctatttttctatatatgactttctcacatttcgagacacacacTTCTCTCTTTAATATCTCTTAAATTATATGATTAAATATAGTGATATGTATATTCATATGAAATAATTTTtcataaggaatttaatggtataatttttatatttttttaccaaatatacttttgtaaatattaaagttaaaGGCTCGCCTCGAaaaagcaaaacgtcatatattaaaaagtggagggagtataaatttgggttttcaattttattaaatttaaagtaaaaattaaTAATTACTTTTTTTATTAGTATTTCAGATATAATAAAagaatattattttattttaattcttCTGTGACCTTTGACCCTACCGGTCAATCTGTTCGGGTCGAGTTTCATCTCTAAATTAACGGTCATTTCAGGTTCGGTTGAACGGGCCGTGGGTCGAGATTTTTGAGTCTTTGGCCATGGAAAAACGGGTCGGGCAAAATTTGTCAGGTCTAGCCACACACAAGTAATAAACGGATAAATCAATAATTAATGTTGACTTTATATATAATTAATCACAAATTATTACTTGCGCAGACTAACAGTCGATTTATTTATGTAAGAAGGAAAAGAGATTGTGAGACGTCACAAGCTAGTAACATTCACAACCAAGACTTGATGTTAGCAAGTTGATGATAATTAATTTATGTACAAAAAGTCGTCATATAATTACGGGCGGTAAAAGATAATCGACCTAATTTGGTAGAACTTAATATTTGACCATGAatttatttttgtataaattatgatttatttttgttaaaatataattttataaatgAGCATATATTTTGATTAAAATTACTTAGAATAAGCCTTTACATCGCAcacattaataatattattcacaAGGAAACAAACCTGGGAAACCAGTGAAAACATGACCATCGGAAACCTGGTCGGAAGACCTTCCCGGTAAAGTAATTAGAGAAGGCTCCTTCCACGAGCTCGCATCAGGATTACGATCATTTTCAGTGTCAGCATATGAATCTCCAACGCCTATACGTAAAGAAAATCGAATTTAATGAATAATGCATGATATCGTACTTATTGACTACCAAGTAAAATGAATTATTATAGTGCCTCCATTTTACTTTTATATCCTCAGCTCGCTCTTTTTGTGTTTTCTACGCTCCAAATTAATTGTTTGACGAAGTAAAAAGAGTGAACTGCTTATTATATACCCTAGTTAAATATCCTCTCCTTTTCCATTTTGCTTATATTTTGTATTTATGTTTATCGGTCAAGGGGTATTTATGGTATTTTatccaaaaaaattaaagtaTAACTTTTAGTTAAATTAGGATAATAAAAGTGGAAGGAAAGCAGTAGCTAAAAATTATGTACCTATTAGATGAACAATCAACAAGCAAATCGCGAATCGAGATAAGAGATTTTCTCCTTTCATTATATTCCGAAGTGTGAAATACGAAGTACTCCGTAGTTAATAATGTGAAAGAGAGAGTATAATTATATGACTAACACAATAATTAATGAGGATGAAAGAATGATAATGGGGATATTTATAGAGAGctaaaattcaaattaaatttCAGGATTAGGAATGTTTCGCAATCTTTGTGGACTAATCTCCCCAATCAAAGAAAAAGCAAGTGTAAGGTAATACTCCATTATACACGATCAAAGAGAAGATCAAATATAGACGTGACAGGATAAGATATTACTCATATCTGTTCCGGTTATTTATtaacttattttattttgaatgtgTCGATTATTTGTTTGTTATTCTATTTTAGAAATGTTTTTGATGATCAATTAAATCTTCTACACTTAATTTAGTTCACTTGTCTTCCTATAAACAATGATCATGTTATGTTAAAATATAGTCATTCAATGATAATATAAAGTAATCACTTTTTAGGTGAAGTGGTTACTCCCTCCGTCTccgtcaattgttgtcctttgattttaaCACAAAGAGCAACTAGATGATTAattgaccaaattgagtgtgaatgagcAAATTGTTTATCaaatttattcttaaaatagaagaataacaattgactgagacactccaaaataaaataggacaaTAAATAACTGGAATAGAGATAgtacttttttttattttatacTTTAGTATAGTTTTTAAACATTGAATGTTTCATTTGGATGTGATCAAAATCAATTAGTCTTGcctgtgacgggctaatcccgtcacaagcttgtgacctctcacaaaaagggagaggggacaaggtgggccaccttccatgtgcttcccactaaCCTCTCAATgacattttgtgagagaaaacggtatccgtcacaagcttgtgatggataTCGTCCGTCTTCAATGGAATTTTGTGGATCAAAATATGGATTAAATTAGTCGGAGACGCCAAAGACTTGATTTTTAGTAGCCCGTGAACAAAAGCAAGCACTACTGCACGTCTGCACTAGTTATAGTCGTACATTTATATTATAATTTGTGAACATTGAAGGTGTCATTTGGAAGTGGTCAAATTTGGTTCACAACCAATTTATTAAACAAACATGACAAATGTCACGCAAATTATCTTGTGCGATAGTCTTACGTGCGAGTAGTAGAGAAGTGACCATTTTTAGATAAATAGTGATCACTTTTAGTTAAATAATTATCACTTTTTATGGCTAAAATATTATCACTATTTACCCCAAAAGCCAAAAATGATTACTATTGACAAAAAAATTGTCACATTTTGGAAAAAAATACGCACACACGATAACTTATAAATTAGAAACAAAATAACCACTGTTTCTAGGAAAGCGATGTATATCCGACATTAGAAACAAATAACCTTCGCTCAGCTAGCTGGATTGCATCCTCGAGAGTTTTTGTAAGGCTTTGGGTCAATGATTAATTATAGTAAGTTAGGTATTATTTTCAGTCCTCACACTCCTATTCGTCGTGCATATAAGGGGCTTAAAGTTCTAAATATCCGGAATAATAAGGGCATTGTTAAGTATTTGGGCATCTCAAACTAAACTTTATTTTTATACTTCAACTATCAACTTAAACTTTTGATTGAGATAGCTTCTTGACAAGTCTTATTTATAACTCACaggattgtatttatcatttattACATCTCAAACTAAACAAAGGCTATGTTTGacaaaactacctgaaaaggtaaatGAAACCTGAAAAgttagctgaaaactgaaaaactaactgaaacctgaaaaggtaactgataatatagctgaaaattaggagctgataaggtaactgattagtgattatataaaaatgtgtttgacaaaCTATCTGAAAAGGTAGctaattttggtaaaatgacgtaaaaggatatgcaaattatttaatattatagaataaaggggtaaaaatggaaaataagtcattttagatacctgatttctcaaatgctacctgaggtaacatttcatttcaggtaccttatttgaccaaataagctacttgccaaacacttgtaaaaaaatcaggtagctgaaattttggtcaaataagctactttggtcaaataagtcaCCTGAAATGTCGTGCCAAACAGAGTCAAAGTCGATGAATATATTAATATTCTCATGATGTGACATAATTATCAATAAGCTAAGGTAACAAATTAACGTCATTGCTCTTTCATGGACAAATTTTACTTTTTCATGAATTTTTTGTCATAAAATTTC is a window encoding:
- the LOC141600208 gene encoding thaumatin-like protein 1b, yielding MKGENLLSRFAICLLIVHLIGVGDSYADTENDRNPDASSWKEPSLITLPGRSSDQVSDGHVFTGFPGANSINFIIKNNCPYTIWPGTLTSSGPAFPSTGFELAQGASRTLTAQPSWSGRIWARSQCFMDGGRFVCRSADCGSGQVACNGGGAIPPASLAEFTLNGHGNLDYYDVSLVDGFNLPVRISPRAGCPSTACPVDVNRICPQELSIRDPRGGIIGCKSACLAFHQDQYCCTGSHNTPKTCPPTNYSQFFKNQCPQAYSYAYDDTSSTFTCGSGSTNYVVTFCP